In a single window of the Luteibacter rhizovicinus DSM 16549 genome:
- a CDS encoding MurR/RpiR family transcriptional regulator, giving the protein MSKDIKKKLKSRWDSFTTAEQKIASHLLQNIDSIPFETAASLGKKVDVSPMTVGRFLRNLGYAGLAELKEELRGGAPWLQLYSSPGGAQAASPSEALQSEIRGLTAVHALTTTREWTAIVDLLVQADRVSVTSFHHGRFLGMGLASLLQHVKPRTSFADGLDGAYADVLLDSTEQSCVVLIDFRRYSRHFRLLAEEVAQRGIPLVIITDTPCYWARQLTDHVLMLPIDDHRAWHNFSAANSLFSLLIGAVSNEMGDRFERIGDTTQLRQKFVGYVEAPAAGERPPSKPTAKKAGGTTRKRRPSPKG; this is encoded by the coding sequence ATGAGCAAGGACATCAAGAAGAAGCTGAAAAGCCGCTGGGACAGCTTCACCACGGCTGAGCAAAAAATAGCTTCCCACCTGCTGCAGAACATCGACAGCATTCCGTTCGAGACGGCGGCGTCGTTGGGCAAGAAGGTCGACGTCAGTCCGATGACGGTGGGTCGGTTCCTGCGCAACCTGGGCTATGCCGGCCTGGCCGAGCTCAAGGAGGAGTTGCGCGGTGGCGCGCCATGGCTGCAGTTGTATAGCAGTCCGGGTGGTGCCCAGGCGGCGTCTCCTTCGGAGGCGCTGCAGTCGGAGATCCGCGGGCTGACGGCTGTTCATGCGTTGACCACGACACGTGAGTGGACAGCCATCGTCGACCTGCTGGTCCAGGCCGATCGGGTGTCGGTGACCAGCTTTCACCACGGCCGTTTCCTTGGCATGGGTCTCGCGAGCCTGTTGCAGCATGTCAAGCCGCGCACGTCGTTCGCTGACGGCCTCGATGGCGCGTATGCCGATGTCCTGCTCGACTCGACCGAGCAAAGCTGCGTCGTCCTGATCGATTTCCGCCGATACTCGCGGCACTTCCGCCTGCTGGCGGAGGAAGTAGCCCAGCGCGGCATTCCGTTGGTGATCATCACCGATACGCCGTGCTACTGGGCGCGGCAACTCACCGATCACGTACTCATGCTGCCGATCGACGACCATCGGGCATGGCATAACTTCAGTGCAGCCAACAGCTTGTTCAGTCTGCTGATCGGCGCGGTGAGCAACGAGATGGGTGACCGCTTCGAGCGTATCGGCGACACCACGCAGCTCAGGCAGAAATTCGTCGGTTATGTCGAGGCGCCGGCGGCCGGTGAGCGGCCTCCGTCGAAGCCGACAGCGAAGAAAGCCGGTGGCACGACGCGCAAGCGCCGTCCTTCGCCGAAGGGATGA
- a CDS encoding RidA family protein, whose amino-acid sequence MAAPHLSPFVDTGSLVFLSGQIAFDQGGAITGDAATQTRRCLQRLENVLHDAGLTLSQVVKCTIWLRHESDFAAFNDAYALYFGAHKPARSTVISGLALPDALVEIEAIASRGV is encoded by the coding sequence ATGGCCGCACCGCACCTCAGCCCCTTCGTCGACACCGGGTCGCTCGTCTTCCTGTCGGGCCAGATCGCCTTCGATCAGGGCGGCGCGATCACCGGTGACGCAGCCACGCAGACGCGTCGCTGCCTGCAGCGCCTGGAGAACGTCCTGCACGATGCGGGTCTCACCCTCTCCCAGGTCGTGAAGTGCACCATCTGGCTACGCCACGAGAGTGACTTCGCCGCGTTCAACGACGCGTACGCCCTCTACTTCGGTGCTCACAAGCCGGCACGGTCCACCGTGATCAGCGGCCTCGCGCTGCCTGATGCGCTGGTGGAAATCGAGGCGATTGCTTCCCGGGGAGTCTGA
- a CDS encoding DUF3471 domain-containing protein, with protein MINSEDAGTLFAMREHLLDTLLDLPSPDWIASYQGVMRQEEAEARQAVATSTKASHPGQGPSLPMAGYVGVYKDPWYGTITIGKTGNALSIRFDRSPGLDGALEHVQHDTFRTRFSTPGYEDAYVTFALKPDGRVDRISMKAVSPVADFSWDYQDLQFTPAGEP; from the coding sequence ATGATCAATTCGGAGGACGCCGGCACCTTGTTTGCCATGCGCGAACACCTGCTGGACACGCTTCTGGACCTGCCGTCGCCGGATTGGATCGCCAGCTACCAGGGCGTGATGCGGCAGGAGGAGGCTGAGGCACGGCAGGCAGTCGCCACCAGCACGAAGGCGAGCCATCCGGGGCAGGGTCCGTCACTGCCCATGGCCGGCTACGTCGGTGTCTACAAAGACCCCTGGTACGGCACGATCACGATCGGCAAGACCGGAAACGCCCTGTCGATCCGCTTCGATCGCTCGCCCGGCCTCGACGGCGCGCTCGAACACGTGCAACACGACACGTTCCGCACGCGCTTCTCCACGCCGGGCTATGAAGATGCGTACGTCACCTTCGCCCTCAAGCCCGATGGGCGTGTCGACAGGATAAGCATGAAAGCCGTATCGCCGGTGGCCGACTTCAGTTGGGACTACCAGGATCTGCAGTTCACTCCGGCTGGAGAGCCTTAG
- a CDS encoding NAD(P)/FAD-dependent oxidoreductase, whose translation MNEAVFDVAIIGGGIAGTSVAANLASHARVLVLERETQPGYHATGRSAALFSEIYGNAAIRALTRASRAFLFAPPASFAEAPLVTTRGALYVATAEQLTTLEEFASLPDVAAGTRRVDAREARALSPSLRDGYVAAAVYEPEAQDVDVHALHQGYLRSLRERGGRLVNNAGVSAIQREDDRWSISTDAGIFHARVLVNAAGAWVDEIAALAGASPIGIRPLRRTAFMVDAPVGSDCDRWPMTIDIDEQFYLKPDAGRLLLSPADETPSAPCDALPDDMDIAIAVDRIEQATTLTIHHVRQKWAGLRSFVADRSPVIGYDPAVADFFWIAALGGYGIQTAPAVGRLAAALIRREAAPADLQALGLPLASIAPERFA comes from the coding sequence ATGAACGAGGCCGTCTTCGACGTCGCCATCATCGGCGGAGGCATCGCCGGAACGTCCGTAGCAGCCAATCTGGCCTCCCATGCGCGGGTGCTGGTGCTGGAACGGGAAACCCAGCCGGGCTATCACGCGACGGGCCGCTCCGCGGCGCTGTTCTCGGAGATCTATGGCAACGCGGCGATTCGCGCCTTGACCCGGGCCAGCCGCGCCTTTCTGTTCGCGCCGCCTGCGAGTTTCGCCGAGGCGCCCCTGGTGACGACGCGCGGTGCGCTGTACGTCGCCACCGCCGAACAGCTGACAACGCTGGAAGAGTTCGCTTCGCTGCCCGACGTCGCCGCCGGCACTCGCCGGGTGGATGCGCGCGAGGCGCGCGCGCTGTCACCCAGCCTGCGCGATGGCTATGTCGCCGCCGCGGTCTACGAGCCGGAGGCGCAGGATGTCGATGTGCATGCCCTGCACCAGGGCTATCTGCGGTCCTTGCGCGAGCGCGGTGGGCGACTGGTGAACAACGCCGGCGTCAGCGCGATCCAACGGGAGGACGACAGGTGGTCGATATCCACCGACGCCGGCATCTTCCACGCCAGGGTCCTGGTCAATGCGGCCGGCGCCTGGGTGGACGAAATCGCCGCGTTGGCCGGCGCGTCACCTATCGGCATTCGACCGCTGCGACGCACCGCCTTCATGGTCGACGCGCCCGTGGGGAGCGACTGCGATCGCTGGCCGATGACGATCGACATCGATGAGCAGTTCTACCTGAAACCCGATGCGGGCCGCTTGTTGCTGTCACCGGCCGACGAGACTCCCAGTGCGCCATGCGATGCCTTGCCCGACGACATGGACATCGCCATCGCGGTAGACCGCATCGAGCAGGCGACGACTCTCACGATCCATCACGTGCGGCAGAAATGGGCGGGCTTGCGCAGCTTCGTCGCCGACCGCAGTCCGGTTATCGGTTACGACCCGGCAGTGGCGGACTTCTTCTGGATCGCCGCGCTGGGAGGCTACGGTATCCAGACGGCACCCGCCGTTGGTCGCCTCGCTGCCGCGCTGATCCGTCGGGAAGCCGCGCCCGCCGACCTTCAGGCGCTCGGGCTGCCATTGGCATCGATCGCACCGGAGCGCTTCGCCTAA
- a CDS encoding peptide MFS transporter produces the protein MRSTDWFGHPRGLSVLFLTEMWEMFSFFGMRAILVYYMTKHLDMGQEYASLVYGAYAAFVYLTPIFGGVLADRWLGKRNAVVIGATAMALGHFMMSSEALFYPALVTIALGNGLFLPSLASQIEGLYRDGDVRSKSAYNIYYVGINLGGFLAPLVCGTLGEVYGWHWGFAAAGIGMLLSLVIYLAGRRYLPAEPARGAAMRASRPPLDRAARDRFALLIGIAAIVVVFRGAYEQNGNTIALWADTGIDRQLASGWVIPMTWFQSINSLAVFAFTPFLVARWSRLARRGVETSLLGKMAFGAAIVGMSFVALGAVAAWNDLHGTRASWLWLFGWFLVFTVGELYILPVGLALFGRLAPDGFRATSIATWFFAGFFGNLLAGALGTLWSSLAHGWFFVLIGAVAGISATLLYMLGRRLGDVERHGSVEPAMVMTR, from the coding sequence GTGAGGAGCACTGACTGGTTCGGACACCCGCGCGGCCTGAGCGTGCTGTTCCTGACCGAGATGTGGGAGATGTTCTCGTTCTTCGGCATGCGCGCGATCCTGGTCTATTACATGACCAAGCACCTGGACATGGGCCAGGAGTACGCCTCGCTGGTGTACGGTGCCTATGCGGCCTTCGTCTACCTGACGCCGATTTTCGGCGGCGTGCTGGCCGACCGCTGGCTCGGCAAGCGCAACGCGGTGGTCATCGGTGCCACCGCGATGGCGCTGGGGCACTTCATGATGTCGTCCGAAGCGCTGTTCTATCCGGCGTTGGTAACGATCGCACTCGGTAACGGTTTGTTCCTGCCGAGCCTGGCCAGCCAGATCGAAGGGCTCTACCGCGATGGTGACGTGCGCAGCAAGAGCGCTTACAACATCTACTACGTGGGTATCAATCTGGGTGGCTTTCTCGCCCCTCTGGTGTGCGGCACGCTTGGCGAGGTCTATGGCTGGCACTGGGGCTTCGCAGCGGCTGGCATCGGCATGCTGCTGTCGCTGGTGATCTATCTGGCTGGCCGACGCTACCTGCCGGCCGAGCCGGCGCGCGGTGCGGCCATGCGCGCATCGAGGCCGCCGTTGGACCGTGCAGCGCGCGATCGCTTCGCCTTGCTGATCGGCATCGCGGCGATCGTGGTGGTCTTCCGTGGCGCGTACGAGCAGAACGGCAATACGATCGCCTTGTGGGCAGACACCGGCATCGACCGGCAGCTGGCCTCGGGCTGGGTTATCCCCATGACGTGGTTCCAGTCGATCAATTCGCTCGCGGTGTTCGCGTTCACGCCGTTCCTGGTTGCCCGCTGGTCACGCCTGGCCCGTCGCGGTGTCGAAACCTCGCTGCTGGGCAAGATGGCGTTTGGTGCTGCCATCGTGGGGATGTCCTTCGTTGCGCTGGGTGCCGTCGCGGCGTGGAACGATCTCCATGGAACGCGTGCGAGCTGGCTGTGGTTGTTCGGTTGGTTCCTGGTCTTCACGGTTGGTGAGCTCTATATCCTTCCGGTCGGCCTGGCGTTGTTCGGGCGCCTGGCGCCGGACGGTTTTCGTGCGACCAGTATTGCTACGTGGTTCTTCGCCGGATTCTTCGGCAACCTGCTTGCTGGCGCACTGGGTACGTTATGGAGTTCGCTGGCGCATGGCTGGTTTTTTGTCCTGATCGGTGCGGTCGCGGGCATTTCCGCGACACTCCTGTATATGCTTGGTCGCCGGTTGGGGGACGTGGAACGACACGGATCCGTGGAACCGGCGATGGTGATGACTCGGTGA